The following are from one region of the Litorilinea aerophila genome:
- a CDS encoding hydroxymethylglutaryl-CoA reductase, degradative gives MTETQPTPRSSRLSGFYQLPMDERLALVARWAGLTPEEVAWLQDGLSLAQADKMVENVVGRYALPLAIGANFTINGRDILIPMVIEEPSVVAAVSYAARLARLGGGFRTGSTEPVMIGQIQLLEVPDMERAMAAIQADREELLALANTSATIARQGGGPVDIQARPLPETPAGPMLIVHLLFDTRDAMGANAINTAVETLAPRLERITGGRALLRILSNLSDQRRAWAEVAIPASAFSSMDFNGLEVIQGIAQANAFAVADPYRAATHNKGILNGIDAVVLATGNDWRAVEAGAHAYAARDGRYRALTEWRVVEDLAGELPELHAWRAAGQAAAGVNHPLDEPHLYGRLEMPLAVGIVGGATRAHPTARVALKILGVTSARELAEVMAAVGLAQNLAALRALATEGIQRGHMALHARQIAVSAGAQGAQVDRIAARLVQEGQIRLERARELLQGEDQENV, from the coding sequence ATGACCGAGACCCAACCGACACCCCGCTCTTCTCGATTGAGCGGCTTTTACCAATTACCCATGGACGAGCGGCTGGCCCTGGTGGCCCGCTGGGCCGGGTTGACCCCCGAAGAGGTGGCCTGGCTGCAGGATGGCCTTTCCCTGGCCCAGGCCGACAAGATGGTGGAGAACGTGGTGGGGCGCTATGCCCTCCCCCTGGCCATCGGCGCCAACTTCACCATCAACGGCCGGGATATCCTGATCCCCATGGTCATCGAAGAGCCGTCGGTGGTGGCGGCGGTCAGCTACGCGGCCCGGCTGGCCCGACTGGGCGGCGGCTTCCGCACGGGCAGCACCGAGCCGGTGATGATCGGCCAGATCCAGCTCCTGGAGGTGCCCGACATGGAACGGGCCATGGCCGCCATCCAGGCGGATCGGGAGGAGTTGCTGGCGTTGGCCAACACCAGCGCCACCATCGCACGCCAGGGCGGCGGCCCGGTGGACATCCAGGCGCGCCCCCTGCCCGAAACCCCCGCCGGCCCCATGCTCATCGTCCACCTGCTCTTCGACACCCGGGATGCCATGGGCGCCAACGCCATCAACACCGCGGTGGAGACCCTGGCGCCCCGCCTGGAACGGATCACCGGCGGCCGGGCCCTGTTGCGCATCCTCAGCAACCTGTCGGACCAGCGCCGGGCCTGGGCCGAGGTGGCCATCCCCGCGTCGGCCTTCAGCTCCATGGACTTCAACGGGCTGGAGGTGATCCAGGGCATCGCCCAGGCCAATGCCTTCGCTGTGGCCGACCCCTACCGGGCCGCCACCCACAACAAGGGCATCCTCAACGGCATCGACGCGGTGGTCCTGGCTACGGGCAACGACTGGCGCGCGGTGGAGGCCGGCGCCCACGCCTACGCCGCCCGGGATGGCCGCTACCGGGCCCTGACCGAGTGGCGGGTGGTGGAAGACCTGGCCGGCGAGCTGCCTGAGCTCCACGCCTGGCGGGCGGCGGGGCAGGCTGCTGCCGGGGTCAACCATCCGCTGGACGAGCCTCACCTTTACGGCCGCCTGGAGATGCCCCTGGCCGTGGGCATTGTGGGCGGTGCCACCCGCGCCCACCCGACGGCCCGGGTCGCGCTCAAGATCCTGGGCGTCACTTCCGCGCGGGAGCTGGCGGAGGTGATGGCCGCGGTGGGGCTGGCCCAGAACCTGGCTGCGCTGCGGGCCCTGGCCACGGAAGGCATCCAGCGGGGACACATGGCCCTCCATGCCCGCCAGATCGCCGTTTCCGCCGGCGCCCAGGGCGCCCAGGTGGATCGTATCGCCGCCCGGCTGGTGCAGGAGGGGCAGATCCGGCTGGAGCGAGCTCGTGAATTGTTGCAAGGGGAGGATCAAGAAAATGTTTAA
- a CDS encoding proton-conducting transporter transmembrane domain-containing protein — protein MNPAATSALNLPALLIGSMLAMAAITYLFRTWERVTALVATLFVAGWALWLWQTDLSAPIRTLPLVRQPVDLSAPLQRLGFTFRLEPGAVPILVASLLLVAAAFLLAACISQGHSFVPFTLVLMAGYTMLALLTTGPLAPPLLGPLFLVALSSVGIFILQAGRLVRPDGPLRSLLPPVFAFPLFLVAAWYVEQIPLNPQDDTAARMAAQLLGLALVILLAPAPLHGAQPAIARSAPPVVTALLTLLYQLALLHLLYRVLSTFQFVSQEAPLGLWLTWAGLATAVWGGIAAAGTDHPGRLWGYAALHDWGLLLLVLAVPGIRSWPLVLFLFGLRIVSMLTTAVGLSALEQHVGGLDASRLQGAGSRLPWNSAAFLLGGLGLAGFPLSAGFTGHWAALQILAENDWRPAALVLLASAGAIFGFVRMAWIIYGPLENRYLVRERPLQMALAAAVLLLSVGLAVMPQLMDAPIARALLAFSG, from the coding sequence GTGAACCCGGCAGCGACGTCAGCCCTCAACCTGCCTGCCCTCCTGATCGGCAGCATGCTGGCCATGGCGGCCATCACTTATCTCTTTCGCACCTGGGAACGGGTAACCGCGCTGGTGGCCACCCTCTTTGTGGCCGGTTGGGCCCTGTGGCTCTGGCAGACAGACCTGAGCGCGCCCATCCGCACCTTGCCCCTGGTCCGGCAGCCGGTGGATCTGAGCGCCCCCTTGCAGCGCCTGGGCTTCACCTTCCGCCTGGAGCCCGGCGCCGTGCCCATTCTGGTGGCCAGTCTGTTGCTGGTGGCGGCGGCTTTCCTGCTGGCCGCCTGCATCAGCCAGGGGCACAGCTTTGTCCCCTTCACCCTGGTGCTCATGGCCGGGTACACCATGCTGGCCCTGCTGACCACGGGACCGCTGGCGCCGCCCTTGTTGGGCCCCCTGTTTCTGGTGGCCCTGAGCAGCGTGGGCATCTTCATCCTGCAGGCGGGCCGACTGGTCCGGCCGGATGGTCCCCTTCGTTCCCTGCTGCCGCCGGTCTTTGCCTTTCCCCTGTTTCTGGTGGCTGCCTGGTATGTGGAGCAGATCCCCCTCAACCCCCAGGACGACACGGCCGCACGCATGGCCGCCCAGTTGCTGGGCCTGGCCCTGGTGATCCTGCTGGCGCCTGCGCCCCTGCACGGCGCCCAGCCGGCCATTGCCCGCTCGGCGCCGCCGGTGGTGACCGCCCTGTTGACCCTGCTCTACCAGCTCGCCCTGTTGCACCTCCTCTACCGGGTGCTCAGCACCTTCCAGTTCGTCTCCCAGGAGGCGCCCCTGGGTCTGTGGCTCACGTGGGCGGGGCTGGCCACTGCGGTGTGGGGCGGCATCGCGGCCGCGGGCACCGATCATCCCGGCCGCCTGTGGGGCTATGCCGCGCTCCACGACTGGGGCCTGTTGCTGCTGGTGCTGGCCGTGCCCGGCATTCGAAGCTGGCCTCTGGTTCTCTTTCTGTTCGGCCTGCGCATTGTGAGCATGTTGACCACGGCTGTGGGGCTCTCTGCCCTGGAACAGCATGTGGGCGGACTGGACGCGTCCCGGCTCCAGGGAGCGGGCAGCCGGCTCCCCTGGAACAGCGCGGCCTTTTTGCTGGGCGGGCTGGGGCTGGCCGGCTTCCCCTTGAGCGCGGGCTTTACCGGCCATTGGGCAGCCCTGCAGATCCTGGCCGAAAATGACTGGCGGCCGGCGGCGCTGGTCTTGCTGGCCTCTGCCGGCGCCATCTTTGGCTTTGTACGCATGGCCTGGATCATCTACGGCCCCCTGGAAAACCGCTACCTGGTCCGGGAGCGTCCCCTGCAAATGGCCCTGGCCGCAGCCGTTCTGCTGCTGTCGGTGGGGTTGGCCGTCATGCCCCAGCTGATGGATGCACCCATTGCCCGGGCCCTGCTGGCCTTCAGCGGTTGA
- a CDS encoding hydroxymethylglutaryl-CoA synthase — MKKMFKQPLRPVGIVGYGAYVPRYRLPGNEISRVWTGGHSASPVREKAVPGLDEDTATMSIEAARNALARAGIDPRQIRAVWVGSESHPYAVKPTGTIVAEAIGATPATLAADWQFACKAGTEAMQAGIGFVGSAMADYVLSIGMDTAQGRPGDALEYTAGAGGAAFILGPAEEAAAEILRTLSYVSDTTDFWRRPTTHYPSHAERFSGDPGYFGHVVPAAQQMMAEMGTAPADYDHVIFHQPNRKFPIRAMASLGFQAAQWEAGLLVNEIGNTYAGSALIGLTAVLDVARPGQRILVVSYGSGAGSDAMDLRVTDRILEIQQAAPTTRDYIRRRVPIDYAQYVRLRRKLATH, encoded by the coding sequence ATCAAGAAAATGTTTAAACAGCCATTGCGCCCGGTTGGCATCGTGGGCTACGGCGCCTACGTCCCCCGCTATCGCCTGCCGGGAAATGAGATCAGCCGGGTCTGGACGGGGGGGCACAGCGCCAGCCCGGTGCGGGAGAAGGCCGTGCCCGGCCTGGATGAGGACACGGCCACCATGAGCATCGAGGCGGCCCGCAATGCGCTGGCCCGTGCAGGCATCGACCCCCGCCAGATTCGGGCCGTCTGGGTGGGCAGCGAAAGCCACCCCTACGCGGTCAAGCCCACCGGCACCATCGTGGCCGAGGCCATCGGCGCCACCCCGGCCACCCTGGCCGCGGACTGGCAGTTCGCCTGCAAGGCGGGCACCGAGGCCATGCAGGCGGGCATCGGCTTTGTGGGCAGCGCCATGGCCGACTACGTGTTGAGCATCGGCATGGACACCGCCCAGGGGCGGCCTGGCGACGCGCTGGAGTACACGGCGGGCGCCGGCGGCGCTGCCTTCATCCTGGGGCCAGCGGAGGAAGCTGCCGCGGAGATCCTGCGTACCCTGAGCTACGTCTCCGACACCACGGACTTCTGGCGGCGGCCCACCACCCACTACCCCAGCCATGCGGAGCGCTTCAGTGGCGACCCCGGCTACTTTGGCCATGTGGTGCCCGCGGCCCAGCAGATGATGGCGGAGATGGGCACGGCTCCAGCCGACTACGACCACGTCATCTTCCATCAGCCCAACCGTAAATTCCCCATCCGGGCCATGGCCAGCCTGGGCTTCCAGGCGGCTCAGTGGGAAGCCGGGCTGCTGGTCAACGAGATCGGCAACACCTACGCGGGGTCGGCCCTCATCGGCCTCACCGCCGTGCTGGACGTGGCCCGACCGGGCCAGCGCATCCTGGTGGTGAGCTACGGAAGCGGCGCCGGATCCGATGCCATGGACCTGCGGGTGACCGACCGCATTCTGGAGATCCAGCAGGCCGCGCCCACCACCCGGGACTACATCCGCCGTCGGGTGCCCATCGACTACGCCCAGTATGTGCGCCTGCGCCGCAAGCTGGCCACCCATTGA
- the mfd gene encoding transcription-repair coupling factor, which translates to MLTLLGQMPAFRQLLEEGDTQPQALLQAARPFVVAGLAVHRPRAVVFLTARGEMAQQLLVQLESWLPPVEEGGPSLHLFAEPDALPYERIAWSSATRQQRLTALAALQSRAAGPRPIVVASARALMQKTLPARELRLALRQVKVGSVVRLDQMTQNWVQTGYNPAEVVEEPGVFARRGGIVDIWPPNLSHPVRIDLFGDEVESLRIFDPATQRTIRQVESIEIGPGSEALSKYGPAALARLGVQEGSLGTRLQSKENLNVDPAGSPLTDPHLLLAVREEIRLEVEHLAQGHAFHGIEWYLPYLYDRPASLLDYLPADSLLVVDDAADLFATLHELEGQAAALREELLRTGELPQGFASSFFTGEELREQLLARQHLLLGYGDLHGRSTSANTPLARSFAPGPRYGGKTRQIVADVAQWRQAGHATVLATRQAARLQELLQAADLPVHVQHELRHPPAPRSLALLQGIGPEGFVMRGVPTPDGKGSFELHFLTDTELFGWSKPQARRRSKPQSKVAPEIFFADVKPGDPVVHLEHGIGIYDGLVKLELDGVQREYLQVSYARGDKLYVPVHQADRLSRYVGTGEKVPPISRLGTADWQMVKERTRRAVADIADDLLKLYAERELTPGYAFSPDGPWQEELAASFPYEETDDQLEAIEAVRRDMEAPRPMDRLICGDVGYGKTEVAVRAAFKAITDGKQVAMLVPTTVLAQQHYRTLSRRLARFPVNVEMLSRFRTPAQQERIIRGLREGTVDLVVGTHRLLSDDLEFKDLGLLIVDEEQRFGVVQKEKLKQLRTKIDVLTLSATPIPRTLHMSLSGIRDMSTINTPPKERLPIHTVLAEYDDILVRQAIRRELDRNGQVYVVNDRVRGIQQLADRIRRLVPDAVVEVGHGQMAERQLEEVMIRFAEGEIDVLVATTIIENGLDIPNANTIIINRADHFGLAQLYQLRGRVGRGAQRGHCYLLYEKHKPLSYDARRRLSAIIESSDELGAGFRIAMRDLEIRGAGDLLGARQHGHISSVGFDLYTRLLAQAINEAKRRKALFDQAEQAQQAATETDGHAPGAPTAHPPLLDLEAPFDLEDPLSPPVTLDLPIEAQIPVYYIEDEALRLQMYRRIAGLTHLESIDEMRQEMIDRFGTDPNTGSVPEEVENLFFQIRVKILALRAGVQNIGRELDQLVIRSDALENMNRQALQHRLRQGLRQMEGEVPPDEMARVARRAIYLPVDEAGYWRAALVRVLEIMAYG; encoded by the coding sequence TTGTTGACCCTGCTTGGCCAGATGCCGGCCTTTCGCCAGCTCCTGGAAGAGGGCGACACCCAGCCCCAGGCCCTGCTCCAGGCGGCCCGCCCCTTCGTGGTGGCCGGGCTGGCCGTCCACAGGCCCAGGGCCGTGGTCTTCCTCACCGCGCGGGGTGAAATGGCCCAGCAGCTCCTGGTCCAACTGGAGAGCTGGCTGCCCCCCGTGGAGGAGGGAGGCCCTTCCCTGCACCTGTTCGCCGAGCCGGACGCCCTGCCCTACGAGCGTATCGCCTGGAGCAGCGCCACCCGACAACAGCGGCTGACCGCGCTGGCCGCCCTCCAGAGCCGCGCCGCCGGCCCTCGCCCCATCGTGGTGGCCAGCGCGCGCGCCCTGATGCAGAAGACCCTCCCCGCCCGGGAGCTTCGCCTGGCCCTGCGTCAGGTGAAGGTGGGCAGCGTCGTCCGCCTGGATCAGATGACCCAGAACTGGGTCCAGACCGGCTACAACCCGGCGGAAGTGGTGGAGGAGCCGGGCGTCTTCGCCCGGCGGGGGGGCATCGTGGACATCTGGCCGCCCAACCTCTCCCACCCGGTGCGCATCGACCTGTTCGGCGATGAAGTGGAAAGCCTGCGCATCTTCGACCCCGCCACCCAGCGCACCATCCGCCAGGTGGAAAGCATCGAGATTGGGCCGGGCAGCGAAGCCCTCAGCAAGTACGGCCCGGCCGCGCTGGCTCGCCTGGGCGTCCAGGAAGGCAGCCTGGGCACCCGCCTCCAGAGCAAGGAGAACCTGAACGTAGACCCGGCCGGCAGCCCCCTGACCGACCCCCACCTGCTCCTGGCCGTGCGAGAGGAGATCCGCCTGGAGGTGGAACACCTGGCCCAGGGCCACGCCTTCCACGGCATCGAGTGGTACCTGCCCTACCTCTACGACCGGCCCGCCAGCCTGCTGGATTATCTCCCCGCCGACAGCCTGCTGGTGGTGGATGATGCAGCCGACCTGTTCGCCACCCTCCACGAGCTGGAGGGCCAGGCCGCGGCCCTGCGGGAGGAGCTCCTGCGCACAGGGGAGCTGCCCCAGGGCTTCGCCAGCAGCTTCTTCACCGGCGAGGAGCTCCGGGAACAGCTTCTGGCCCGCCAGCACCTCTTGCTGGGGTACGGTGACCTGCACGGCCGCAGCACCAGCGCCAACACGCCCCTGGCTCGCAGCTTCGCGCCCGGCCCCCGCTACGGCGGCAAAACCCGGCAGATCGTCGCTGATGTGGCCCAGTGGCGGCAGGCGGGCCATGCCACCGTGCTGGCCACCCGCCAGGCCGCCCGCCTGCAGGAGCTGCTCCAGGCCGCCGATCTGCCGGTGCACGTCCAGCACGAACTGCGCCACCCGCCGGCCCCCCGCAGCCTGGCCCTGCTCCAGGGCATCGGGCCGGAAGGCTTCGTGATGCGGGGCGTCCCCACGCCCGACGGCAAAGGCAGCTTCGAGCTCCACTTCCTGACCGACACCGAGCTCTTCGGCTGGAGCAAGCCCCAGGCGCGGCGCCGCTCCAAGCCCCAGAGCAAGGTGGCGCCGGAGATCTTCTTCGCCGATGTCAAACCGGGCGACCCGGTGGTCCACCTGGAGCACGGCATCGGCATCTACGACGGCCTGGTCAAGCTGGAGCTGGATGGCGTCCAGCGGGAGTACCTGCAGGTGAGCTACGCCCGGGGAGACAAGCTCTACGTCCCCGTGCACCAGGCCGACCGCCTGAGCCGGTACGTGGGCACGGGGGAAAAGGTCCCGCCCATCAGCCGGCTGGGCACCGCGGACTGGCAGATGGTCAAGGAGCGGACCCGCCGGGCGGTGGCCGACATTGCCGACGACCTCCTGAAGCTCTACGCCGAGCGGGAGCTCACCCCGGGCTACGCCTTCAGCCCGGATGGCCCCTGGCAGGAGGAGTTGGCGGCCAGCTTCCCCTACGAAGAGACCGACGACCAGCTAGAGGCCATCGAGGCAGTGCGTCGGGATATGGAGGCCCCCCGCCCCATGGATCGGCTCATCTGCGGCGATGTGGGCTACGGCAAGACCGAAGTGGCCGTGCGGGCCGCGTTCAAGGCCATCACCGACGGCAAGCAGGTGGCCATGCTGGTGCCCACCACGGTGCTGGCCCAACAGCACTACCGCACCCTTAGCCGGCGGCTGGCCCGCTTTCCGGTCAACGTGGAGATGCTCAGCCGCTTCCGGACCCCCGCCCAGCAGGAGCGCATCATCCGAGGACTACGCGAAGGCACCGTGGACCTGGTGGTGGGCACCCACCGCCTGCTCAGCGACGACCTGGAGTTCAAAGACCTGGGCCTGCTCATCGTGGACGAGGAACAGCGCTTCGGCGTGGTCCAGAAGGAGAAGCTCAAGCAGCTCCGCACCAAGATCGATGTGCTCACCCTCAGCGCCACCCCCATCCCCCGGACGCTCCACATGAGCCTGAGCGGCATCCGGGACATGAGCACCATCAACACGCCGCCCAAGGAGCGGCTGCCCATCCACACGGTGCTGGCTGAATACGACGACATCCTGGTGCGCCAGGCCATCCGCCGGGAGCTCGACCGCAACGGCCAGGTCTACGTGGTGAATGACCGGGTGCGGGGCATCCAGCAGCTGGCCGACCGCATCCGCCGCCTGGTGCCCGACGCGGTGGTGGAGGTGGGCCACGGCCAGATGGCCGAGCGACAACTGGAAGAGGTGATGATCCGTTTTGCCGAGGGTGAGATCGATGTGCTGGTGGCCACCACCATCATCGAAAATGGCCTGGATATCCCCAACGCCAACACCATCATCATCAACCGGGCCGACCATTTCGGCCTGGCCCAGCTCTACCAGCTTCGGGGCCGGGTGGGTCGGGGCGCCCAACGGGGCCACTGCTACCTTCTCTACGAGAAGCACAAGCCCCTGAGCTACGACGCCCGGCGCCGCCTGTCGGCCATCATCGAGAGCAGCGACGAGCTGGGCGCGGGCTTCCGCATCGCCATGCGCGACCTGGAGATCCGGGGGGCCGGCGATCTGCTGGGTGCTCGCCAGCATGGGCACATCAGCAGCGTGGGCTTCGACCTCTACACCCGCCTCCTGGCCCAGGCCATCAACGAGGCGAAACGGCGCAAAGCCCTCTTCGACCAGGCGGAACAGGCCCAACAGGCCGCCACAGAGACAGACGGCCACGCGCCCGGCGCGCCCACGGCGCATCCCCCCTTGCTGGATCTGGAGGCGCCCTTCGACCTGGAGGATCCCCTGAGCCCGCCGGTCACCCTGGATCTGCCCATCGAGGCCCAGATCCCCGTCTATTACATCGAGGACGAGGCCCTGCGCCTCCAGATGTACCGACGCATCGCAGGCCTGACCCACCTGGAGAGCATCGACGAAATGCGCCAGGAGATGATCGACCGCTTCGGCACGGACCCCAACACCGGGTCCGTCCCCGAGGAGGTGGAAAACCTCTTCTTCCAGATTCGGGTCAAGATCCTGGCCCTTCGGGCGGGGGTGCAGAACATCGGGCGGGAGCTGGATCAACTGGTCATCCGCAGCGACGCCCTGGAAAACATGAACCGCCAGGCCCTGCAGCATCGCCTGCGCCAGGGCCTCCGCCAGATGGAGGGAGAGGTGCCGCCCGACGAGATGGCCCGGGTGGCCCGCCGGGCCATCTACCTGCCCGTGGACGAGGCCGGCTATTGGCGGGCAGCCCTGGTCCGGGTGTTGGAAATTATGGCCTACGGCTGA